One window from the genome of Gimesia aquarii encodes:
- a CDS encoding response regulator yields MKTILLVDDSRAVRLVGRRMMGTLGLEVLEAEDGKQALEVARANPDLDAVLLDWNMPIMDGMEFLTALRADDRAKQPIVVMCTTENDMPQIVQAMQAGANEYIMKPFTEDIVRDKLEETGVL; encoded by the coding sequence ATGAAAACGATATTACTTGTTGATGATTCCAGGGCAGTCCGGCTTGTAGGACGCCGCATGATGGGGACTCTTGGACTCGAAGTGCTGGAAGCAGAAGATGGCAAGCAGGCTCTGGAAGTAGCCAGAGCGAATCCTGATCTGGATGCAGTATTGCTGGATTGGAATATGCCAATTATGGATGGCATGGAATTTTTAACAGCTCTCAGGGCCGATGATCGCGCCAAACAACCAATTGTTGTGATGTGTACAACGGAAAATGATATGCCTCAAATCGTGCAGGCCATGCAGGCAGGTGCGAACGAGTATATTATGAAACCGTTTACAGAAGACATTGTTCGTGACAAATTGGAAGAAACGGGTGTTCTGTGA
- a CDS encoding methyl-accepting chemotaxis protein produces MDLNVTALRESFELVAPRADQLAERFYEKLFEDYPDLLRYFTHTDFSEQRGKLIQALVLVLKSLETPEALTKVLKNLGKQHGDMGVQDDDYPPVTSTLLSVLAEFAEEAWNEELEECWRQALEAVATIMIEGAKDSSRAKQLQSAVVSGSERANFEDEESVQETPESSEIQTQLQTELPSRSEEQIKNPKENSDMSIDSVQNTDQSAATEQSQNLEQFYGIVEHSPQATLFLNTEGTVTYLNQKGQELIEGLSTELGVGPQQLVGGTINQLFQKIPELQSAIQGATSGKSITAQLGEQHIELNLTQANSSNGTAAGTIIVWENVTTRKSTEEAAERVQSMMDNIPVNVMLANTDLEITYVNPASVEKLKSLEQFLPVKVENLVGQNIDIFHKDPAYQRGILNDPSNLPSRATIQVGPEKLDLLVSPVTDGEGKYIGPMVTWEVITEKLRLESEMVRVQNMMENIPVNVMLANTDLEITYVNPASVKQLSALQQFLPVKAENLVGQNIDIFHKNPAYQRGILGDPSNLPSRAVIEVGPEKLDLLVSAVTDKDGNYIGPMVTWEVITEKLRLENEMARVQNMMDTIPINVLLANKDFELVYMNPASYKQLKEIEHLLPKPVDQLVGQSIDIFHKNPEMQRRLLADPSNMPHRAKIKLGEHTLDLLATAILDKDNNYIGPMISWSVITDQVKLADDFESEIQGIVGVVTSSATEMEVSSKSLSDMADNTARQSQVVAAASEEATRNVETVSSAAEELSASISEIARHVQEQSHMTSQAVNEAESTNNTIKELGDASSEIGQVVKVITSIAQQTNLLALNATIEAARAGEAGKGFAVVANEVKELARQTARATEEISEKINAIQGSTNVAVTAIGSIGDSIGKINEISTTIASAVEEQTAATNEISRNVAEAARGTAEVTNNISGVSQAATDSGTAANDMQTAAQGLTQESVKLDEAAAAFLKRMRAI; encoded by the coding sequence GTGGATTTAAATGTTACTGCACTCCGAGAATCGTTTGAACTGGTGGCACCTCGTGCTGATCAGTTGGCAGAGCGATTTTATGAAAAGCTGTTCGAAGATTATCCAGATTTGTTGCGATACTTTACCCATACTGATTTTTCAGAGCAGCGTGGTAAGTTGATACAGGCACTTGTGCTTGTATTGAAATCTCTCGAGACTCCTGAAGCGTTAACCAAGGTCTTGAAAAATCTTGGGAAACAACATGGAGACATGGGAGTCCAGGATGATGATTATCCACCAGTTACGAGTACTTTACTTAGTGTATTGGCCGAGTTTGCTGAAGAGGCATGGAACGAAGAGCTGGAAGAGTGCTGGCGTCAGGCACTCGAAGCAGTTGCAACAATCATGATTGAAGGTGCCAAAGACTCTAGTCGCGCAAAACAGCTTCAATCGGCGGTTGTATCAGGCTCAGAGAGAGCCAACTTTGAAGATGAGGAGTCTGTTCAAGAAACTCCCGAGTCCTCAGAGATTCAAACCCAACTACAAACCGAACTACCATCAAGGTCTGAAGAGCAGATCAAAAATCCCAAGGAGAATAGTGATATGTCGATTGATTCAGTACAAAATACAGATCAGAGCGCGGCTACTGAACAGTCGCAAAATCTTGAGCAGTTTTATGGGATTGTGGAACACAGTCCCCAAGCCACTCTGTTTTTGAACACGGAGGGGACGGTTACTTACCTGAACCAAAAAGGACAAGAGTTGATTGAGGGGCTCAGTACTGAATTGGGAGTTGGACCTCAACAACTTGTGGGTGGAACAATTAATCAACTGTTTCAGAAAATTCCCGAACTGCAATCCGCAATTCAAGGCGCTACTAGTGGAAAGTCGATCACTGCCCAATTAGGTGAGCAACATATTGAGCTTAATCTGACTCAAGCCAATTCTTCAAATGGTACCGCTGCAGGAACAATCATCGTTTGGGAAAATGTGACTACCAGAAAATCGACCGAAGAAGCGGCGGAACGCGTTCAGAGCATGATGGATAATATTCCCGTCAATGTCATGCTGGCGAATACAGATTTGGAAATTACCTATGTCAACCCAGCCTCGGTTGAAAAATTAAAGAGCCTTGAACAGTTTTTACCTGTTAAAGTAGAAAATCTTGTTGGTCAAAATATTGATATTTTCCATAAGGATCCTGCCTACCAGAGAGGGATTCTGAATGATCCATCTAATCTTCCTTCGCGGGCAACGATACAAGTTGGTCCCGAAAAACTGGACTTACTGGTCAGTCCGGTAACTGATGGAGAAGGAAAATACATTGGTCCGATGGTGACCTGGGAAGTGATCACAGAAAAACTTAGACTCGAAAGTGAAATGGTTCGTGTTCAGAACATGATGGAAAATATTCCCGTCAATGTGATGCTGGCGAATACAGATTTGGAAATTACCTACGTCAACCCGGCTTCAGTTAAACAATTGAGTGCTCTGCAGCAGTTCTTACCTGTCAAAGCAGAAAATCTCGTGGGCCAGAATATTGATATCTTCCACAAAAACCCTGCCTATCAAAGGGGGATTTTGGGGGATCCGTCCAATCTTCCCTCACGAGCTGTGATTGAAGTCGGTCCCGAAAAACTGGATCTGTTGGTCAGCGCTGTAACCGATAAGGATGGGAATTACATTGGTCCGATGGTGACCTGGGAAGTGATCACAGAAAAACTTAGACTCGAAAATGAGATGGCTCGCGTTCAGAATATGATGGATACCATCCCGATCAATGTTCTGTTAGCAAATAAGGACTTTGAGCTTGTTTATATGAATCCTGCTTCCTATAAGCAATTAAAAGAGATCGAGCACCTGTTACCAAAACCGGTGGATCAGCTGGTGGGACAGAGCATTGATATCTTCCATAAGAATCCGGAAATGCAAAGGCGTTTGCTGGCAGATCCTTCGAATATGCCGCATCGTGCGAAAATCAAGCTGGGAGAACATACGCTTGATCTTTTAGCGACTGCGATCTTGGATAAAGACAATAATTATATTGGCCCTATGATTTCCTGGTCTGTCATTACAGATCAAGTGAAATTGGCAGATGATTTTGAATCTGAAATTCAGGGCATTGTGGGAGTGGTGACTTCCTCTGCTACTGAAATGGAAGTCAGCTCGAAGAGTCTGTCCGATATGGCTGACAATACCGCACGCCAGTCGCAGGTTGTCGCCGCAGCCAGTGAAGAAGCAACTCGGAATGTGGAAACGGTTTCTTCGGCGGCAGAAGAATTAAGTGCCTCGATCAGCGAAATTGCTCGTCACGTACAAGAGCAGTCGCATATGACGTCTCAGGCTGTGAACGAAGCGGAAAGCACGAATAACACGATTAAAGAACTTGGTGATGCCAGTAGCGAGATTGGACAGGTAGTCAAAGTAATTACTTCGATTGCTCAACAGACGAACTTACTCGCTTTGAATGCAACTATCGAGGCCGCTCGTGCCGGAGAAGCCGGAAAAGGGTTTGCGGTGGTTGCGAATGAAGTCAAAGAACTGGCTCGTCAGACAGCTCGTGCTACGGAAGAGATCAGCGAAAAAATCAATGCGATTCAAGGCTCGACAAATGTCGCTGTCACAGCTATTGGTTCCATTGGCGATAGCATTGGCAAGATCAATGAAATCTCAACAACCATCGCGAGTGCTGTTGAAGAACAGACGGCAGCGACCAATGAGATCTCACGCAATGTTGCTGAAGCCGCTCGTGGTACAGCTGAAGTAACAAATAACATTTCAGGCGTATCTCAGGCAGCAACCGATAGCGGAACCGCTGCCAATGATATGCAGACTGCCGCACAAGGGTTAACACAGGAATCTGTGAAGCTCGACGAAGCCGCAGCCGCATTCCTGAAACGTATGAGAGCAATCTAA
- a CDS encoding chemotaxis protein CheW, producing MSTAEMETDSSHGMESQLDYSNQYVSFRVDGQLLGVPVNMVQEVLTEQVISPTPLSRAEIKGLLNLRGQIVTAVSLRKRLGLPDLEDDNSMNVVTRMGEESFSLLVDEVGDVINVSGRSMEPVPRTLDPHWRSVTIGVFQLEEGLFVILDVETILNFE from the coding sequence ATGAGCACAGCGGAAATGGAAACCGATTCAAGTCACGGAATGGAATCGCAACTCGATTATTCAAACCAGTACGTTTCGTTCCGGGTTGATGGCCAGTTACTCGGCGTGCCAGTCAACATGGTCCAGGAAGTACTTACCGAACAAGTCATTTCTCCCACACCTCTTTCAAGAGCTGAGATTAAAGGACTTTTAAATCTTCGAGGGCAGATTGTTACAGCAGTCAGTTTGAGAAAACGATTGGGTTTGCCTGATCTGGAAGACGATAATTCCATGAATGTCGTGACTCGGATGGGAGAAGAGTCATTCAGCCTGCTGGTAGATGAAGTGGGGGATGTAATCAATGTTTCAGGACGCTCGATGGAACCGGTTCCCAGAACACTGGATCCGCATTGGCGGTCTGTCACGATTGGTGTTTTTCAATTGGAAGAAGGCCTGTTTGTCATTCTAGATGTGGAAACAATTTTGAATTTTGAATGA
- a CDS encoding chemotaxis protein CheW → MDDILQEFLAESWENLGQLDSEIVELEKDPQNADLIASIFRTIHTIKGTCGFLGLTNLGSVAHSAENVLGKMREGLLDISPGAISLVLEGIDQIKSLLEGLEATGEEPTTDNSALIDMLDQLAKCASGSSDSSSGQEQSEPEPSSSADTESNSTESSETSQAEAAGTEGVSSEEQVTESVSPSSEIEAETESETPVPPPTPPPTPAATPSSTSEGDAAAKSSKVSVADLSIRVNVNVVDSLMNLVGELVLTRNQLLQLARGDEESKYAAPITLLNRVTTDLQEGVMKTRMQPIGNAWNKLPRLVRDLSQVTNKHIELVMTGAETELDRTVLDAIKDPLTHMVRNSADHGIESPEERKANGKSESGTIHLNAYHEGGHVIIEIQDDGAGISRDKVLAKAIAQGLINEADANSVSDSHIYSMIFHAGFSTAEKISSVSGRGVGMDVVRTQIEKIGGTVDLSSKIGKGTVVRIKIPLTLAIVSALVLESGGQPFAIPQLGVVELVRLSAEDREKIETIHNKEVFRLRDRLLPLVHLNEVLGLEETKLDDDDLDDTNIVVVQVGEDQFGLIVSRIFDTEEIVVKPVGRLLKNIGLYQGTTILGDGSVVMILDVGGIFNKCGGSAAHSQSTAEEANTGADSDTISMLLFSVGEDETMAVPLSLVARLEEFPQASIEHNGGQKVVQYREDLLPLLSVEGTGYGGGEPIDPQPVIVFSDNNRSMGLMVNEIKDIIDEQFVIRMQSDRPGVLGTAIIAKNAIDVIDTQYYVTRSTPNWFESVEDKKTFRVLVVDDSMFFRQLVATALETEGYSVVTSDSCISAMELLERDSQFHAVITDIDLPMMDGFEFCEWLKGQETTKNISTLALTSSNSSANQSRAADVGFDQFLVKFNSHELISCLDGCFAQMAVDAGVNA, encoded by the coding sequence ATGGACGATATTCTGCAGGAATTCTTGGCAGAAAGCTGGGAAAATTTAGGGCAATTAGACTCAGAAATCGTTGAACTGGAAAAAGATCCTCAAAATGCTGATCTGATTGCCAGTATCTTTCGTACGATCCACACGATTAAAGGGACATGTGGGTTTCTAGGTCTTACCAATTTGGGGTCTGTGGCCCATTCCGCCGAGAATGTCCTTGGTAAGATGCGAGAAGGGTTACTGGATATTTCCCCTGGTGCAATCTCATTAGTACTCGAGGGTATAGATCAGATCAAATCACTGCTGGAAGGTCTTGAAGCCACTGGTGAAGAACCAACAACAGACAATTCCGCGTTAATTGATATGTTGGATCAATTAGCAAAATGTGCTTCTGGATCTTCAGACAGTTCTTCTGGTCAAGAACAATCTGAGCCTGAGCCATCATCGTCTGCCGATACAGAATCGAATTCAACAGAATCTTCCGAAACCTCACAGGCAGAAGCAGCAGGAACTGAAGGTGTTTCATCAGAAGAACAGGTTACCGAATCTGTCTCCCCCAGTTCTGAAATAGAAGCTGAGACTGAATCAGAAACTCCTGTACCTCCTCCGACTCCGCCTCCAACGCCTGCTGCAACCCCATCATCAACTTCTGAAGGAGATGCAGCTGCAAAATCATCAAAGGTCAGTGTCGCAGATCTATCGATTCGTGTGAACGTCAACGTTGTTGATAGCTTGATGAACTTGGTTGGTGAATTAGTTTTAACAAGGAATCAATTGTTGCAATTGGCACGCGGTGATGAAGAGTCCAAATATGCGGCTCCGATCACACTCTTAAATCGAGTAACGACAGATTTGCAGGAAGGGGTCATGAAAACACGCATGCAGCCGATTGGGAATGCATGGAACAAGTTACCCCGTTTAGTTCGCGACTTATCGCAAGTTACAAATAAGCATATCGAATTGGTCATGACTGGGGCCGAAACCGAGTTGGACCGAACGGTTTTGGATGCCATCAAGGACCCTCTGACTCACATGGTCAGGAATTCAGCCGATCATGGAATTGAATCACCGGAAGAACGTAAAGCAAATGGAAAGTCAGAATCTGGAACGATTCATTTAAATGCGTATCACGAAGGTGGTCACGTTATTATTGAAATCCAGGACGATGGTGCAGGCATCAGCCGAGATAAGGTTTTGGCAAAAGCTATCGCTCAGGGATTAATTAATGAAGCAGATGCTAATAGTGTTTCGGATAGTCATATCTATTCAATGATTTTTCATGCTGGTTTTTCAACAGCTGAAAAAATCAGTTCTGTTTCTGGTCGTGGTGTTGGAATGGACGTTGTTCGCACCCAGATCGAAAAAATTGGGGGAACCGTTGATCTCTCTTCCAAAATTGGAAAAGGGACTGTGGTCCGAATCAAAATTCCTCTGACGTTGGCGATTGTCTCTGCCCTGGTATTAGAGAGTGGCGGACAGCCGTTCGCGATACCTCAGTTGGGGGTCGTTGAACTGGTTCGTTTGTCTGCTGAAGATCGTGAGAAAATCGAAACTATTCACAATAAAGAGGTCTTCCGTTTACGTGATCGATTGCTGCCTCTGGTCCATTTAAACGAAGTACTTGGTCTCGAAGAGACGAAATTAGACGACGATGATTTGGATGATACAAACATCGTTGTAGTTCAGGTGGGCGAAGATCAGTTTGGACTTATTGTGTCCCGGATTTTTGACACCGAAGAAATTGTAGTCAAGCCTGTAGGTCGACTCTTAAAAAACATTGGGCTTTACCAAGGCACCACAATTCTAGGAGATGGCAGTGTTGTGATGATTCTGGATGTAGGTGGGATCTTTAATAAATGTGGTGGTAGTGCTGCCCATTCTCAATCGACCGCGGAAGAGGCAAATACAGGTGCTGATAGTGATACAATCAGCATGCTGCTCTTCAGTGTTGGGGAAGATGAGACAATGGCGGTTCCACTCTCGCTGGTTGCACGTCTGGAAGAATTTCCACAGGCTAGTATCGAACACAATGGTGGCCAAAAGGTTGTTCAATATCGTGAGGACCTACTTCCACTGCTCTCTGTGGAAGGAACTGGATACGGAGGTGGCGAGCCAATTGATCCACAGCCGGTAATTGTGTTCTCAGATAACAATCGATCAATGGGGCTCATGGTCAATGAAATTAAAGACATTATTGATGAACAATTTGTAATTCGTATGCAGTCAGATCGACCAGGAGTCCTGGGAACAGCAATCATTGCTAAAAATGCGATCGATGTCATTGATACACAGTATTATGTTACACGTTCTACACCAAACTGGTTTGAGAGTGTGGAAGACAAAAAAACGTTTCGAGTGTTAGTGGTTGATGATTCCATGTTCTTCCGCCAGTTAGTGGCAACAGCTCTCGAGACCGAAGGCTATTCAGTTGTAACCAGTGATAGCTGTATTAGTGCGATGGAGCTTTTGGAAAGAGATTCACAGTTTCACGCAGTAATCACAGATATCGATTTACCCATGATGGATGGCTTTGAATTTTGTGAATGGCTCAAAGGTCAGGAGACTACCAAAAATATTAGCACCCTCGCTTTAACGTCTTCAAATAGTTCTGCTAACCAGTCAAGAGCGGCAGATGTTGGATTTGATCAGTTTCTGGTTAAATTCAATTCGCATGAACTGATTTCTTGTTTGGATGGTTGCTTTGCCCAAATGGCAGTAGACGCAGGAGTAAATGCATGA
- the gap gene encoding type I glyceraldehyde-3-phosphate dehydrogenase — MAAVKVGINGFGRIGRITFRALAARPEEFEVVAINDLGDPKKLALLLKYDSVQGRFPGTVDVEGNTLIVNGKKVQVCAERDPRKLPWKELGVEVALESTGFFTNRESDDKPGYDSHLTAGARKVVISAPAKDAPDLTVVFGVNDDQLNADHICVSNASCTTNCLAPMAKVIHENFGIEHGLMTTVHAYTNDQRVSDQLHADPLRARAAGINIIPTTTGAAKAVGLVLPELNGKLTGLSLRVPVPVGSITDLVVTLSKDATAEDVNAAMKAAAEGPLKGILEYNTDPIVSSDIVGNPHSSIFDATWTTQIGGNMIKVLSWYDNEYGYSNRTADMIARLAQL, encoded by the coding sequence GTGGCTGCAGTAAAGGTTGGTATCAATGGTTTTGGACGCATTGGTCGTATTACATTTAGAGCACTTGCGGCTCGTCCCGAGGAATTTGAAGTCGTTGCCATTAACGACTTGGGAGACCCCAAAAAACTGGCGCTACTTTTAAAATACGATAGTGTTCAAGGACGCTTCCCGGGGACAGTCGACGTTGAAGGAAACACACTGATTGTTAACGGCAAAAAAGTCCAGGTCTGTGCAGAACGCGACCCTCGTAAGCTCCCCTGGAAAGAGCTAGGAGTTGAAGTCGCGCTAGAGTCAACAGGTTTCTTCACCAATCGGGAATCAGATGATAAACCAGGCTATGACAGCCACCTCACTGCAGGTGCTCGAAAAGTAGTCATTTCTGCTCCTGCTAAAGATGCTCCTGACCTGACAGTAGTATTCGGCGTTAACGATGATCAATTAAATGCTGATCATATATGTGTTTCCAATGCCAGTTGTACGACAAACTGCCTCGCTCCCATGGCAAAAGTCATTCATGAGAACTTTGGAATTGAGCATGGACTTATGACGACAGTCCATGCTTACACAAACGACCAAAGGGTTTCAGATCAACTTCATGCCGACCCGCTAAGAGCTCGAGCTGCTGGAATCAATATTATTCCAACAACGACAGGTGCTGCTAAAGCGGTTGGGCTTGTACTGCCAGAATTGAATGGAAAACTAACGGGTCTCAGCCTTCGAGTCCCTGTCCCTGTTGGTAGTATTACTGATTTAGTCGTAACTTTAAGTAAAGATGCGACTGCAGAAGATGTGAACGCAGCTATGAAAGCTGCAGCAGAGGGCCCACTTAAAGGAATCCTCGAATATAATACTGACCCGATTGTCTCCAGCGATATTGTTGGTAATCCTCACAGCTCAATCTTTGATGCTACCTGGACCACTCAAATTGGTGGAAATATGATCAAGGTATTAAGCTGGTACGACAATGAATATGGTTATTCAAATCGAACTGCCGATATGATTGCTCGTCTAGCACAACTATAG
- the rpe gene encoding ribulose-phosphate 3-epimerase, whose product MKSQLPVIAPSMLKCDFGNLQREITLLETAEAQVLHWDVMDGHFVPNLSYGALLIERVRPLTKMFFDAHLMISNPEKYIDDYIAAGCNSITIHIEAVPNPNDLLQHLDKSGVLPGLAINPKTPVNVIEPFLELCGLVLVMSVEPGFGGQSFINSSLQKIKQLKKMISEDTILSVDGGIGMDTIAKTAHAGANYFVVGSAIFNQSDYSIAVSELVQKARNETASFT is encoded by the coding sequence TTGAAATCTCAGTTGCCAGTGATTGCCCCTTCAATGCTAAAGTGTGATTTCGGGAATCTACAAAGAGAAATTACGCTTTTAGAAACGGCTGAAGCACAGGTACTCCATTGGGATGTAATGGATGGGCATTTTGTCCCCAATCTTTCCTACGGGGCTCTATTGATCGAACGTGTCAGACCTTTGACTAAAATGTTCTTCGATGCTCATTTGATGATCAGCAACCCCGAAAAGTATATTGATGATTACATCGCTGCCGGTTGCAATTCCATTACGATACACATTGAGGCAGTTCCGAACCCTAATGATTTATTGCAACATCTCGACAAATCTGGCGTACTACCAGGACTGGCAATCAATCCAAAGACTCCAGTGAATGTAATAGAACCTTTTCTCGAATTATGTGGGTTAGTCCTTGTGATGAGCGTCGAGCCTGGGTTTGGTGGCCAGTCATTCATAAACTCAAGCCTGCAAAAAATAAAACAGCTCAAAAAAATGATCTCCGAAGACACCATACTTTCCGTCGATGGAGGAATCGGAATGGATACGATTGCAAAAACAGCCCATGCTGGCGCAAATTATTTTGTTGTCGGAAGCGCGATATTTAACCAGAGCGATTATTCGATTGCCGTTAGTGAACTGGTGCAAAAGGCCAGGAACGAAACGGCTTCCTTTACATAA
- a CDS encoding histidine phosphatase family protein: protein MPTVVLIRPGCTDFDRDERIQGTLDLPLNEKGEEQVKNLVSKIEDFGIETIITSSSEPALSTSAQLGENLGVPVKEKAGLKNLNQGLWQGLEYEEVRRKYPKLFKQWAESPETVCPPEGELASEAVKRVQKTLQKYLKKKQNFAIVASEPLASIISNVLRNNKEEQISFEHNGRSCQDELFEILESPPKKSDLTQVSSDDQSLQKGAHEDNEPPLQKVAVRGGQIK, encoded by the coding sequence ATGCCAACAGTGGTACTTATCCGTCCTGGTTGTACTGACTTTGATCGAGATGAGCGGATTCAAGGAACCTTGGACCTTCCCCTGAACGAAAAAGGGGAAGAACAAGTTAAAAATCTCGTGTCGAAAATTGAAGATTTTGGTATTGAGACCATCATTACCTCTTCTTCTGAACCCGCACTTTCAACATCTGCACAATTAGGTGAGAATCTCGGCGTCCCTGTAAAAGAGAAAGCAGGATTGAAGAACCTAAATCAAGGGCTCTGGCAAGGTCTCGAGTATGAAGAAGTTCGCCGAAAATACCCCAAACTATTCAAACAGTGGGCTGAATCTCCAGAAACGGTATGTCCTCCTGAAGGTGAATTGGCATCAGAGGCTGTTAAGCGGGTCCAAAAAACACTTCAGAAGTACTTAAAAAAGAAACAAAACTTTGCGATTGTCGCTTCAGAGCCTCTGGCTTCAATTATTTCCAACGTCTTACGAAATAATAAAGAAGAACAGATCTCATTTGAGCATAATGGGCGATCTTGTCAGGATGAATTATTTGAAATTCTTGAATCACCCCCGAAAAAAAGTGATTTAACACAAGTAAGCTCTGACGATCAATCACTACAGAAGGGGGCGCATGAAGATAACGAACCTCCATTACAAAAAGTGGCAGTTCGAGGAGGCCAAATAAAATGA
- the accD gene encoding acetyl-CoA carboxylase, carboxyltransferase subunit beta, with amino-acid sequence MSSTPKSNIDSWLSHSSRPKRGVPEGLWLRCTSCNATVFRKQVEQGLGLCPECDHHFYISAYTRIQQLLDPDSFEEWFTNLTAGDPLEFADKNKTYKDRLVIEQKKTGMKDACVVGRGYMRGRPLVVGITDSSFIMGSMGSVVGEKLTRAIENATELKLPLIIISGSGGGARMHEGIFSLMQMGKVSAALGRYQEKGGLFISVLTNPTMGGVAASFASLGDIVVAEPKALVGFAGPRVVQATVKMTLPDGFQTSEFLLEHGFVDRIISRPRLRSELARLIDYCV; translated from the coding sequence ATGAGTTCTACGCCCAAATCTAACATCGATTCATGGTTAAGCCATTCTTCTCGCCCAAAGCGAGGCGTTCCAGAAGGTTTATGGTTACGCTGTACTTCTTGTAACGCAACGGTCTTCAGAAAGCAGGTTGAACAAGGATTGGGACTTTGCCCTGAATGCGACCATCATTTTTATATTTCTGCCTATACCCGTATCCAACAACTACTTGATCCAGATAGTTTTGAAGAATGGTTTACAAATTTAACTGCAGGTGACCCATTAGAATTTGCAGATAAGAATAAAACATACAAAGATCGACTCGTTATTGAACAGAAGAAAACGGGAATGAAAGATGCCTGTGTCGTAGGGCGCGGATATATGCGAGGCCGCCCCCTTGTCGTTGGTATCACAGACTCCTCTTTCATCATGGGTAGTATGGGTTCTGTTGTAGGAGAAAAACTGACTCGAGCAATCGAAAACGCGACTGAATTGAAACTTCCACTGATTATTATTAGTGGCTCTGGAGGAGGCGCACGAATGCACGAGGGAATTTTCTCTTTAATGCAAATGGGTAAAGTCTCGGCAGCATTAGGACGTTATCAGGAAAAGGGCGGGTTATTCATCTCGGTATTAACAAACCCGACAATGGGCGGCGTTGCTGCCAGCTTCGCTTCTCTGGGAGATATTGTCGTTGCTGAGCCAAAGGCTCTAGTAGGCTTTGCCGGCCCGCGTGTTGTACAAGCGACGGTAAAAATGACGCTTCCCGACGGTTTTCAAACTAGTGAATTTCTGCTTGAACATGGATTTGTTGATCGGATTATCTCCAGACCCCGACTTCGATCTGAATTGGCACGCCTCATCGATTACTGCGTCTGA